A genome region from Drosophila simulans strain w501 chromosome 2R, Prin_Dsim_3.1, whole genome shotgun sequence includes the following:
- the LOC6735008 gene encoding cap-specific mRNA (nucleoside-2'-O-)-methyltransferase 2, translating to MSFRSSPQGKPHPMADYNSIRPSELEQLFEKKFHYQKPKGNTSWQLPPPDQALFSEFYQFEALQGLREQLNAVKSKLNDYGVQEWSAHTNRRDPSGEVSWRLKNDTKAEFVTVAWCKLFECLHRYPLVTKPAVNSMHLCEAPGAFIASLNHYLHSKYEKNEIKWRWRSTTLNPYYEGNALNHMISDDRFIFHTLDNWLFHKDLTGNLLDVANIDHLVERCEVEFQGQVDLVTADGSIDCAAQPDCQEEIVVRLFFAEVLSALRILSSGGNFLVKMFTLFEACSVSLLYTLNCIFEEVHIFKPATSKRGNSEVYVICLNYNKDHPGLPRVLEEIKSKLAQPNDTLVMPLFARSQIPQDFLMQHEIACRLYMKLQTDAIEGSIYAYESNDRHYLRHLHHLRSLVSNTYYSLYKVKPLEDTLCIVDKEATSKALGFHVPVYGGSYTERESLKHGDLLKQIYCLRREFNQLEKCLNNRTSYSYVKNRAAPLNLHVSRGAPVQSLQSSMFASEPILILRLRILDTFDLDPVWQSAPKCQLGSKTLSYLPPTENEAFHTAQQRFFIDLLEAVKELKPDSIVFHKFLFLTHYAASLLLFLIESVYQDCSFNRNQAQTLTLSNLKDTANSALEQVLELIKDERAGAIHSLLDIKELQKNQFSKALVQHNHSMLMTCFRSMLGEESFPMPVVAPTSNTDVGSVQESAAVF from the exons ATGAGCTTTCGTTCGTCCCCGCAGGGAAAGCCACACCCAATG GCGGACTATAACTCCATCCGGCCATCCGAATTGGAGCAGCTCTTCGAGAAGAAGTTCCACTATCAGAAGCCGAAAGGAAACACATCGTGGCAGTTGCCGCCACCGGATCAGGCTCTCTTCAGTGAGTTCTACCAGTTCGAGGCGCTGCAGGGACTGCGCGAGCAGTTGAATGCGGTTAAAAGCAAACTCAATGACTATGGAGTACAGGAATGGAGTGCTCACACCAACAGGCGGGACCCTTCTGGCGAGGTGTCCTGGCGCCTGAAGAACGACACGAAGGCCGAGTTTGTAACTGTGGCCTGGTGCAAATTGTTCGAGTGCCTGCATCGTTATCCATTGGTCACGAAGCCGGCGGTCAACAGTATGCATCTCTGCGAGGCACCCGGTGCCTTCATTGCATCTCTGAACCACTACCTTCATagcaaatatgaaaagaaTGAG ATTAAATGGCGCTGGCGCTCAACTACATTGAATCCCTACTATGAAGGCAATGCTCTAAACCATATGATCAGCGATGACAGGTTCATCTTCCACACGCTGGACAATTGGCTGTTCCACAAAGATCTCACTGGAAATCTACTAGATGTGGCCAACATTGACCACCTGGTGGAACGTTGTGAGGTGGAGTTCCAGGGACAGGTGGATCTTGTCACTGCCGATGGTTCCATCGATTGTGCCGCACAGCCTGATTGCCAGGAAGAGATAGTGGTTCGCCTGTTCTTTGCTGAAGTACTCAGTGCCTTGAGAATTCTCTCAAGTGGCGGTAACTTCCTGGTGAAGATGTTTACCCTCTTCGAGGCTTGCAGTGTATCTTTACTTTACACACTCAACTGCATTTTTGAGGAGGTGCACATCTTTAAGCCGGCTACTTCCAAGCGGGGAAATTCGGAAGTGTATGTAATCTGCCTGAACTACAACAAGGACCATCCCGGCTTGCCTCGTGTGCTAGAGGAGATAAAGAGCAAGCTTGCTCAGCCAAATGACACATTGGTGATGCCATTGTTTGCCAGGTCCCAGATCCCCCAGGACTTTCTCATGCAGCACGAGATTGCCTGCCGTCTGTATATGAAGCTTCAAACGGATGCCATCGAGGGAAGTATCTATGCCTACGAGTCCAATGATCGTCATTATCTGAGACATCTTCATCACCTGCGCAGCCTTGTCTCCAACACCTACTACAGTCTATACAAAGTGAAGCCATTGGAAGATACCCTGTGCATCGTTGACAAGGAGGCCACAAGTAAGGCCCTGGGATTCCATGTGCCTGTCTATGGCGGATCCTACACAGAAAGGGAGTCCTTGAAACACGGTGACCTTCTCAAGCAGATTTACTGCTTGCGCCGGGAATTTAACCAACTGGAGAAGTGTCTTAACAATAGAACATCATATTCATACGTTAAGAACAGAGCAGCACCCTTGAATCTTCACGTTTCCCGAGGAGCACCTGTTCAGAGCCTGCAAAGCAGCATGTTTGCCTCGGAACCAATACTCATTCTGCGCCTTCGCATCCTTGACACATTTGATCTCGACCCTGTCTGGCAGTCTGCTCCAAAGTGCCAGTTGGGCAGCAAGACACTGAGCTACCTGCCACCAACAGAAAACGAGGCCTTCCACACCGCCCAGCAGCGCTTTTTCATTGATCTCCTGGAAGCAGTAAAGGAACTGAAGCCCGACAGCATTGTCTTTCACAAGTTCCTGTTTCTCACCCACTATGCGGCGTCGCTGCTCCTATTTCTCATAGAGAGCGTTTATCAGGACTGTAGTTTTAATAGGAATCAAGCGCAAACTCTCACGTTGAGTAATCTAAAAGATACGGCTAACAGTGCGTTGGAACAGGTGCTGGAACTCATTAAGGACGAGCGGGCGGGGGCCATTCACAGCCTGCTGGACATTAAGGAGCTGCAGAAGAACCAGTTCAGCAAGGCCCTCGTTCAGCACAACCACAGCATGCTGATGACCTGCTTCCGTAGCATGCTGGGCGAGGAATCATTTCCCATGCCCGTGGTGGCTCCAACATCCAACACGGATGTCGGCTCGGTCCAAGAGTCGGCAGCTGTATTTTAA
- the LOC27206610 gene encoding ubiquitin-conjugating enzyme E2-18 kDa, with protein sequence MTAPRRLRKELGDLQGNALKAFRDIKADDDNLLRWTGLIVPDNPPYNKGAFRIEINFPAEYPFKPPKINFKTRIYHPNIDEKGQVCLPIISTENWKPATRTDQVVQALVDLINEPEPEHPLRAELAEEFLKDRKKFVKNAEDYTKKHSEKRPAD encoded by the coding sequence ATGACTGCGCCGCGACGCCTGCGAAAAGAATTGGGCGATTTGCAGGGCAACGCACTGAAGGCCTTCCGGGACATTAAGGCGGACGATGACAACCTGCTGCGCTGGACGGGATTGATTGTGCCGGACAATCCGCCCTACAACAAGGGCGCCTTCCGCATCGAGATCAACTTCCCGGCGGAGTATCCCTTCAAGCCGCCCAAGATTAACTTCAAGACACGCATCTACCATCCGAACATCGATGAGAAGGGCCAGGTGTGCTTGCCCATTATCAGTACTGAGAACTGGAAACCGGCCACACGCACCGACCAGGTCGTCCAGGCACTGGTGGACTTAATCAACGAGCCTGAGCCGGAGCATCCGCTGCGGGCGGAGTTGGCCGAGGAGTTTCTTAAGGACCGCAAAAAATTCGTGAAAAACGCCGAGGACTACACCAAGAAGCACAGCGAAAAACGTCCGGCCGACTAG
- the LOC6735010 gene encoding ribosome biogenesis protein BOP1 homolog → MTKKLALKRRGKDSEPTNEVVASSEASENEEEEEDLLQAVKDPGEDSTDDEGIDQEYHSDSSEELQFESDEEGNYLGRKQSSSAEEDEESSDEEDNEEEGSTDEEEVEDEEKVSKSKQSDDKPSGSGAASKKALTAELPKRDSSKPEYQDSDTSDEEDIRNTVGNIPMHWYDEYKHIGYDWDAKKIIKPPQGDQIDEFLRKIEDPDFWRTVKDPLTGQDVRLTDEDIALIKRIVSGRIPNKDHEEYEPWIEWFTSEVEKMPIKNVPDHKRSFLPSVSEKKRVSRMVHALKMGWMKTTEEVEREKQAKRGPKFYMLWETDTTREHMRRIHDPVSAPKRDLPGHAESYNPPPEYLFDAKETKEWLKLKDEPHKRKLHFMPQKFKSLREVPAYSRYLRERFLRCLDLYLCPRAKRVKLNIDAEYLIPKLPSPRDLQPFPTVESMVYRGHTDLVRSVSVEPKGEYLVSGSDDKTVKIWEIATGRCIRTIETDEVVRCVAWCPNPKLSIIAVATGNRLLLVNPKVGDKVLVQKTDDLLAEAPSQDVIESERIKTAVQWSNAEADEQEKGVRVVITHFKPIRQVTWHGRGDYLATVMPEGANRSALIHQLSKRRSQIPFSKSKGLIQFVLFHPVKPCFFVATQHNIRIYDLVKQELVKKLLTNSKWISGMSIHPKGDNLLVSTYDKKMLWFDLDLSTKPYQTMRLHRNAVRSVAFHRRYPLFASGSDDQAVIVSHGMVYNDLLQNPLIVPLKKLQTHEKRDEFGVLDVNWHPVQPWVFSTGADSTIRLYT, encoded by the exons ATGACCAAAAAACTAGCTCTGAAACGCAGAGGAAAGGATTCGGAACCCACAAATGAAGTGGTGGCCAGTTCCGAGGCTTCCGaaaacgaggaggaggaggag GACCTGCTGCAAGCTGTAAAAGATCCCGGCGAAGATTCAACAGATGACGAGGGCATAGACCAGGAATACCACTCGGATTCCAGTGAGGAACTGCAGTTCGAGAGCGACGAGGAGGGCAACTACTTGGGCAGAAAGCAATCTTCATCAGCTGAGGAAGATGAAGAAAGTAGTGATGAAGAGGATAACGAAGAGGAGGGAAGCACTGATGAAGAGGAAGTGGAAGATGAGGAGAAGGTTTCCAAGTCAAAGCAATCAGACGATAAGCCCAGCGGAAGCGGTGCCGCGTCTAAAAAAGCCCTCACAGCAGAGCTCCCGAAACGGGATAGCTCGAAGCCTGAGTATCAGGATTCAGATACCTCCGACGAGGAGGACATAAGAAATACTGTAGGCAACATACCCATGCACTGGTACGACGAATACAAGCACATCGGTTACGACTGGGATGCCAAGAAGATTATTAAACCACCACAAGGAGATCAAATCGATGAGTTCCTGCGTAAGATCGAGGACCCAGACTTTTGGCGTACCGTCAAGGATCCACTTACCGGTCAGGATGTGCGCCTAACAGACGAGGACATTGCTCTAATAAAGCGCATCGTTTCGGGTCGCATCCCCAACAAGGATCACGAAGAGTACGAGCCCTGGATCGAATGGTTCACATCGGAGGTGGAAAAGATGCCCATCAAGAACGTACCCGACCACAAACGCTCTTTCCTGCCCTCAGTTTCCGAGAAAAAGCGCGTCTCTCGCATGGTGCACGCCCTCAAAATGGGCTGGATGAAGACCACTGAGGAAGTGGAACGCGAGAAGCAGGCCAAGCGCGGTCCCAAGTTCTACATGCTGTGGGAAACGGACACCACTCGGGAACACATGCGCCGCATCCACGATCCAGTCTCTGCGCCCAAACGCGACCTTCCCGGTCATGCGGAGTCCTACAATCCTCCGCCAGAGTACCTTTTCGATGCCAAGGAGACCAAGGAGTGGCTTAAACTAAAGGATgagccacacaagcgcaaGCTGCACTTCATGCCACAGAAGTTCAAGTCGCTGAGGGAGGTGCCCGCCTACTCGAGATACCTTCGGGAGCGTTTCCTTCGATGCCTGGATCTTTACCTGTGTCCACGTGCAAAGCGTGTCAAGCTGAACATCGATGCCGAGTACCTTATCCCCAAGTTGCCCTCGCCGCGTGACCTGCAACCCTTCCCCACGGTGGAGAGTATGGTTTACCGTGGCCACACCGATCTGGTGCGGTCTGTTAGTGTGGAGCCCAAAGGAGAGTACCTCGTCTCCGGTTCGGATGACAAAACCGTCAAGA TTTGGGAAATTGCAACAGGTCGTTGCATTCGCACAATCGAGACCGACGAAGTGGTACGCTGTGTGGCTTGGTGTCCGAATCCCAAGCTGTCTATTATTGCGGTGGCCACTGGCAATCGCTTGTTGCTCGTCAATCCTAAAGTGGGCGACAAGGTGCTGGTGCAGAAGACCGACGATCTTTTGGCTGAGGCGCCCAGTCAGGATGTCATTGAAAGTGAACGCATCAAGACGGCGGTGCAATGGTCCAATGCGGAAGCTGATGAGCAGGAGAAGGGCGTCCGCGTAGTGATTACCCACTTCAAACCCATCCGACAGGTCACCTGGCACGGTCGTGGTGACTACTTGGCCACAGTGATGCCCGAAGGTGCTAACCGCTCGGCTTTAATTCATCAGCTGTCCAAGCGGCGCTCACAGATTCCATTCTCCAAGAGCAAGGGTCTCATCCAATTCGTGCTCTTCCATCCGGTGAAGCCCTGCTTCTTTGTAGCG ACGCAACACAACATTCGCATTTACGATCTGGTCAAACAAGAGCTTGTCAAGAAGCTGCTGACCAACTCCAAATGGATATCGGGCATGTCTATTCATCCCAAGGGCGACAATCTGCTGGTGTCCACCTATGACAAAAAGATGCTCTGGTTCGATTTGGATCTGTCCACAAAGCCCTACCAGACCATGCGACTTCATCGCAATGCAGTTCGCAGTGTTGCTTTCCATCGTCGCTATCCGCTCTTTGCTTCTGGCAGCGATGACCAGGCTGTGATCGTCTCCCACGGCATGGTCTATAA TGACCTGCTGCAAAACCCTTTGATTGTGCCTCTCAAGAAGCTGCAAACACACGAGAAACGCGATGAGTTTGGCGTGCTGGATGTTAACTGGCATCCGGTGCAGCCATGGGTCTTCTCCACGGGCGCGGACAGTACCATCCGACTATACACGTAA
- the LOC6735011 gene encoding regulator of G-protein signaling 17, with protein MSCTVSELPSGCRLRGMTASSQQSAANNSGNNGNGNGNGGGGGVVGGGGSLGGVSPTVGGSVGILGSTSNVLQESNATTLQRPQSQKPCCFCWCCCCSCSWAKCLAIKNADENAPTKRDLVNAEFLDGEQPTLEEIRSWGKSFDKLMKSTAGRKVFQNFLRSEFSEENILFWLACEDLKKENSPELVEEKARLIYEDYISILSPREVSLDSRVREIVNRNMIEPTTHTFDEAQIQIYTLMHRDSYPRFLNSQKFKTLAQLQDNSNAGSKADSPT; from the exons ATGTCCTGCACCGTTTCGGAGCTGCCCAGTGGCTGTCGATTGCGCGGCATGACTGCATCCTCACAGCAAAGTGCCGCCAACAATAGTGGCAAcaatgggaatggcaatgggaacGGTGGCGGCGGGGGCGTCGTCGGAGGTGGCGGCAGCCTGGGCGGAGTATCGCCCACCGTGGGCGGCAGCGTGGGAATCCTCGGCTCCACGTCCAACGTGCTGCAGGAGTCGAACGCGACCACGTTGCAGCGTCCGCAGTCGCAGAAGCcgtgctgcttctgctggtgctgctgctgctcctgctcctg GGCCAAATG TCTGGCCATCAAGAATGCCGATGAAAATGCCCCCACGAAGCGAGATCTGGTAAATGCCGAATTCTTGGATGGCGAGCA ACCCACACTGGAGGAAATCCGCAGCTGGGGCAAAAGCTTTGACAAGCTGATGAAAAGTACAG CTGGTCGAAAGGTGTTCCAGAACTTCCTGCGCAGCGAATTCAGTGAGGAGAACATCCTGTTCTGGCTGGCCTGCGAGGACCTCAAGAAGGAGAACAGCCCCGAGTTGGTGGAGGAGAAGGCGCGCCTCATCTACGAGGACTACATCTCGATCCTGTCGCCCAGGGAGGTGTCGCTGGACTCCAGAGTCCGCGAGATCGTCAACCGGAACATGATCGAGCCCACGACGCACACCTTCGACGAAGCTCAAATCCAGATCTACACACTGATGCACAGAGACTCATATCCGAG ATTCCTAAACTCTCAAAAGTTCAAGACACTAGCTCAACTGCAAGACAACTCGAATGCCGGTTCCAAGGCGGATAGTCCCACTTAG